The following proteins are co-located in the Ignavibacteria bacterium genome:
- a CDS encoding T9SS type A sorting domain-containing protein, which translates to MTSFIRKIVFTIILAHGVLSSQGTTWEVVGQMPFPVSGAEAIVLDTTIYLFGGYSDSTQSIVDIIQAYYPNSKTWQFIGHMRKNRYRFVAEKFNDEVYIHGGIFNFWRGDSTMEKFVKEDSTHVTLYDTNRIFNRLDATGLIINQNLYIFGGLYLDRRPSARLVYVAEYNIPTKTVTYKNDSLYVGNEMPENQMSSSRGNTILVFGGEYNGIRTDIFQFNINSHIYKKFPRRLLVPRAGGRAVRIESENKIFILGGYNEVSGALNSMEVLRFGTDTTVTMGPQMQYGRRRFSAVVFNDYIYVFGGANAHGVIIPHIERYRALTDFQEPDVRANDFELSPNFPNPFNPTTTIRFRLEHTENISLDVFSLEGKHVANLARGNFSAGTHNVIWRADGGNSVASGIYIYTLKSNDYSHSRKMLLIR; encoded by the coding sequence ATGACATCGTTTATTCGAAAAATAGTATTCACAATTATCCTCGCTCACGGCGTTCTTTCTTCGCAGGGAACAACGTGGGAAGTTGTTGGTCAAATGCCATTTCCTGTATCGGGAGCAGAAGCCATTGTTCTTGATACAACCATTTATCTTTTCGGCGGCTATTCTGATTCAACACAATCCATCGTGGATATAATACAGGCATATTATCCCAATTCAAAAACGTGGCAATTTATCGGACACATGCGAAAAAACCGTTATCGCTTTGTTGCGGAAAAATTCAATGATGAAGTGTACATCCACGGCGGAATATTTAACTTTTGGCGAGGAGATAGTACGATGGAAAAGTTCGTCAAAGAAGATTCTACGCACGTAACGCTTTACGATACTAACCGTATTTTCAATCGTTTGGATGCAACAGGACTTATCATCAATCAGAACTTATATATTTTCGGCGGATTGTATTTAGACCGAAGACCCTCTGCGCGGTTAGTGTATGTTGCCGAGTATAACATTCCGACGAAAACCGTTACATATAAAAACGATAGTTTATACGTCGGAAATGAGATGCCGGAAAATCAAATGTCGTCGTCGCGGGGAAATACTATTCTTGTTTTCGGAGGAGAATACAACGGCATACGAACTGACATTTTTCAATTCAATATCAATTCGCATATCTATAAAAAATTTCCCCGTCGTTTGCTTGTTCCTCGTGCAGGAGGAAGAGCAGTTCGGATAGAGAGTGAAAACAAAATATTTATTCTCGGTGGATATAATGAAGTCAGCGGCGCGCTCAATTCTATGGAAGTTCTTCGTTTCGGCACAGATACAACGGTTACGATGGGGCCGCAGATGCAATACGGACGCAGACGATTCAGCGCTGTTGTTTTTAATGACTACATCTATGTTTTCGGCGGGGCAAATGCGCACGGAGTTATTATTCCTCACATCGAAAGGTATCGAGCATTGACAGATTTTCAAGAACCGGACGTGCGCGCAAACGATTTTGAACTTTCTCCGAATTTTCCGAATCCGTTCAATCCGACAACGACGATACGGTTTCGTTTGGAACATACAGAGAATATTTCACTGGACGTTTTTTCGCTCGAAGGAAAACACGTCGCAAATCTTGCACGCGGGAATTTTTCAGCGGGAACACACAACGTTATTTGGCGCGCCGACGGTGGGAACAGCGTTGCAAGCGGCATTTATATTTACACACTGAAATCAAACGATTATTCACATTCGCGGAAGATGCTGTTGATTCGATAA
- a CDS encoding PEGA domain-containing protein, translated as MDTRELLFEKFEILDCFKKDTNAAVYLAHHTFLGKKIILKVLNTETLLDEQIVERFKREAKILAKLEHPNIIKVLDFGMYQHFFYISFEYFESENLRVFLGKKETSVDEKKRLLVQLFHGLNNAHRHHIIHRDIKPENIFVNNNLQLKIGDFGLALSREDTMMTSQYSIVGTPSYMSPEQIQGETLTAQSDLFSAGIVAYELFTGENPFVGNDVNSTINNIIRFDEERLLNELHSLPEEIQPLLQRLLRKNARERYENAEHALLSLGETPESEKIVVAIQGKTMGRRKKIMFILSGTLLFPIVFLLWNKNQIGIETKQPSPISETRTIDTQKNTNGVPLASLKENERREEPFIPPSQPTLKKEPRVEIIDVAKPNNTELHWGELFVECLPWANIYVDSQLIETTPLSKNIVLPVGEHKIMLTHPDFPPYSENIRIVQSKVASVKIHLDTLFGFLECSVFPWSEVYIDGKFFGHTPLNRPLKLFPGEHTLSFRNPKFPPVQQKIVVLQNDTLKIRHKFER; from the coding sequence ATGGATACGCGCGAATTGTTATTCGAGAAATTTGAAATTCTCGATTGTTTTAAGAAAGATACAAACGCGGCGGTGTATCTTGCACATCATACGTTTCTCGGGAAAAAAATTATCCTTAAAGTGTTGAACACGGAAACGCTCCTTGATGAGCAAATTGTCGAACGATTTAAGCGAGAAGCAAAAATTCTCGCAAAACTTGAGCATCCGAACATTATTAAAGTGTTAGATTTCGGAATGTATCAACACTTTTTTTACATTTCATTCGAATACTTTGAAAGCGAAAACCTTCGCGTATTTTTGGGAAAAAAGGAAACTTCGGTAGATGAAAAGAAGCGTTTGCTTGTTCAGTTGTTTCATGGATTAAACAACGCTCATCGTCATCATATTATCCATCGCGATATCAAGCCGGAAAATATTTTCGTGAACAACAATTTGCAACTGAAAATCGGCGATTTTGGTTTGGCGCTATCGCGGGAAGATACGATGATGACAAGTCAATATTCCATCGTTGGAACGCCGAGTTATATGTCGCCGGAACAAATTCAAGGAGAAACGCTCACGGCGCAAAGCGATTTATTCTCCGCAGGAATTGTTGCGTATGAATTGTTCACCGGAGAAAATCCGTTTGTGGGAAATGATGTGAATTCTACGATTAACAACATCATTCGTTTTGATGAAGAGAGATTGTTGAACGAGTTGCATTCTCTTCCTGAAGAAATACAACCGTTGCTCCAACGATTACTGCGGAAAAATGCGCGTGAGCGATACGAAAATGCAGAACACGCATTGCTTTCACTTGGAGAAACACCGGAAAGTGAAAAAATCGTTGTTGCAATTCAGGGGAAAACAATGGGAAGAAGAAAAAAAATAATGTTCATTCTTTCGGGAACGCTTCTCTTTCCGATAGTTTTTCTTTTGTGGAACAAAAATCAAATCGGCATTGAAACAAAACAACCATCGCCGATTTCCGAAACAAGAACCATAGATACGCAGAAAAACACGAACGGTGTTCCTTTAGCATCGTTGAAAGAGAATGAACGGCGTGAAGAACCATTTATTCCGCCTTCGCAACCAACATTGAAAAAAGAACCGCGAGTTGAAATTATTGATGTAGCGAAACCGAACAATACCGAATTGCACTGGGGAGAACTTTTTGTTGAATGTCTTCCGTGGGCAAATATCTACGTGGATTCTCAACTTATCGAAACAACGCCGTTGAGTAAAAACATTGTACTTCCTGTTGGCGAACACAAAATAATGCTCACGCATCCCGATTTTCCTCCCTATAGCGAGAACATTCGAATAGTACAATCGAAGGTCGCATCGGTAAAAATTCATCTGGATACGCTGTTCGGTTTTTTGGAATGTAGCGTTTTTCCTTGGAGCGAAGTGTACATCGACGGAAAATTTTTCGGTCACACACCATTGAATCGTCCGCTCAAACTATTTCCCGGCGAACATACGTTATCGTTTCGCAATCCGAAGTTTCCGCCGGTGCAACAAAAAATTGTTGTTCTGCAGAATGATACATTGAAAATTCGGCATAAATTTGAAAGATGA
- a CDS encoding GAF domain-containing protein has protein sequence MTETVFKNISAIKTLTKEQFEALINVSQLLNAQTYEDSLVENALDWVINVVNAERGLFVQYNETEHTFSIISARHIRKETLSDLSQFSSGVLQQVIQNKKPILYHDAQSDPNVSQFLSIQIQKIKSVIGVPILRHDEIWGVILADSQRNRKEFTEENLLFLNFFANLVSLSLDKIQRLELLQNENEILRNKLQTTEQLPNIIGESEKMRELARIIHRVSAKDTTVLLQGESGTGKDLVAQAIHKLSERKDKPFLAQFCGSIPDNLLESELFGYKKGAFTGAIADKKGLLEVAEGGTFFLDEIADISAALQAKFLRVLENKEIIRLGDTQVKKINVRIIAATNKDLCQLVSEGKFREDLFYRLNVFPITLPPLHERRSDIPLLATFFVKQISGKAITFSSNAMKKLERYNFPGNVRQLFNVLQRALILCDAGKIEEEHIILENEGKSDSYEGTLENIEKQILKQRLKDFRENRTAAAESLGVSVRWVQMKLKEIGVP, from the coding sequence ATGACAGAAACAGTTTTTAAGAATATTTCCGCAATAAAAACACTTACGAAAGAACAGTTTGAAGCGTTAATAAACGTGAGCCAACTACTAAATGCGCAAACATACGAAGATTCGTTGGTTGAAAATGCGCTCGATTGGGTAATCAACGTAGTGAATGCGGAACGCGGACTTTTTGTTCAATACAACGAAACGGAACATACATTTTCCATCATTTCTGCGCGCCATATCCGAAAAGAAACCCTCAGCGACCTTTCGCAATTTTCTTCCGGCGTGTTGCAGCAAGTTATTCAGAACAAAAAACCGATTCTCTATCACGACGCTCAAAGCGACCCGAACGTTTCGCAATTTCTCAGCATACAAATTCAAAAAATAAAATCCGTTATCGGTGTTCCTATTTTGCGCCACGATGAAATCTGGGGAGTAATTCTTGCCGATAGTCAACGGAACAGAAAAGAATTTACCGAAGAAAATTTACTCTTCCTGAATTTTTTTGCAAATCTTGTTTCGTTGTCGCTCGATAAAATTCAACGTCTCGAATTATTGCAAAACGAAAATGAAATTCTCCGCAACAAACTTCAAACAACGGAACAACTTCCGAACATCATCGGCGAAAGCGAAAAAATGCGTGAACTTGCGCGCATCATTCACAGAGTATCCGCCAAAGATACCACGGTTCTCTTGCAGGGAGAAAGCGGAACGGGAAAAGATTTGGTAGCGCAGGCAATTCATAAACTCAGCGAACGAAAAGATAAACCGTTTCTGGCGCAGTTCTGCGGTTCTATTCCCGACAATCTTTTGGAAAGCGAATTATTCGGATATAAAAAAGGCGCGTTCACCGGAGCAATTGCGGACAAAAAAGGATTGCTCGAAGTTGCCGAGGGGGGAACATTTTTTCTCGATGAAATTGCTGACATCTCCGCTGCGTTACAAGCGAAATTTTTACGCGTGTTGGAAAACAAAGAAATCATTCGTTTAGGCGATACACAAGTGAAAAAAATCAACGTGCGTATTATCGCGGCAACGAATAAAGATTTATGCCAACTTGTGAGCGAAGGAAAATTCCGCGAAGATTTATTTTATCGCTTAAATGTATTTCCGATTACGCTTCCGCCGTTGCACGAACGACGCAGCGATATTCCGCTCCTTGCAACATTTTTTGTAAAACAAATCAGTGGAAAAGCAATAACGTTTTCCAGCAATGCAATGAAGAAACTGGAACGATATAATTTCCCTGGAAATGTTCGTCAATTATTCAATGTGCTTCAACGCGCGCTGATTTTATGCGATGCGGGAAAAATTGAAGAAGAACACATCATTTTGGAAAACGAAGGGAAAAGCGATTCGTACGAAGGAACGTTGGAAAATATAGAAAAGCAAATACTGAAACAGCGACTCAAGGATTTTCGGGAAAACCGAACAGCGGCAGCGGAATCGTTAGGCGTTTCTGTTCGTTGGGTGCAGATGAAACTTAAAGAAATTGGAGTGCCGTAA
- a CDS encoding carboxypeptidase-like regulatory domain-containing protein, with amino-acid sequence MKFSFLTILTVALFQYYGCNAPHNNPLDPGNPENKLFQIQGTVQTNTNPPTPIAGASVYWKNTNVFMYSSAFGKFTFEHLEPKNGWLYFEKNGYTQDSFFVQWNGSKKIGVIKNLNALPKLDSVIMYSVVKNRGIDTKEYQLIVEADISDDNNIDSVFLVNEELEIRKQLSKISLAHFSGTFSDFDLNLNSFDVIIGRNFLLVAKEIGGTAFVVGSANVKRIIKEEIEILSPKNSEVVTVTPTLRWKRFTPGFAFSYTIEIYTDEIEPIMKWSKTNISGDSIFFNIETSLDTSATNEFFWVIWGIDEFKNKTRSKPASFIVQ; translated from the coding sequence ATGAAGTTTTCTTTTTTGACAATTCTAACCGTTGCGTTGTTCCAGTATTACGGATGCAATGCGCCGCACAATAATCCGTTGGACCCGGGAAATCCTGAAAATAAACTTTTTCAAATTCAGGGAACAGTGCAAACAAACACCAATCCACCAACGCCGATTGCGGGCGCAAGTGTTTACTGGAAAAATACTAATGTGTTTATGTATTCTTCTGCATTCGGAAAATTTACGTTTGAACATCTTGAACCAAAAAACGGTTGGTTGTATTTTGAAAAAAACGGTTACACGCAAGATTCGTTTTTCGTTCAATGGAACGGAAGTAAAAAAATTGGTGTCATTAAAAATCTCAACGCATTACCCAAACTTGACAGTGTAATAATGTACAGCGTCGTAAAAAACAGAGGCATAGATACGAAGGAATATCAATTGATTGTCGAAGCGGATATCAGCGACGACAACAATATTGATTCTGTTTTTCTCGTCAATGAAGAATTGGAAATACGAAAACAATTATCGAAAATATCTTTGGCGCATTTTTCCGGAACATTTTCCGATTTCGATTTAAATCTCAATTCGTTCGATGTCATTATCGGAAGAAATTTTCTGCTCGTTGCAAAAGAAATAGGAGGAACCGCGTTTGTTGTCGGAAGCGCCAATGTCAAACGCATCATTAAAGAGGAGATCGAAATTCTTTCGCCGAAAAATTCTGAAGTAGTAACGGTAACACCAACGCTTCGCTGGAAACGGTTCACGCCGGGATTTGCATTTTCGTATACGATAGAAATTTATACCGATGAGATTGAACCGATAATGAAATGGTCGAAGACGAATATTTCCGGCGACAGTATTTTTTTCAACATCGAAACTTCGCTTGATACAAGTGCAACGAACGAATTTTTCTGGGTGATTTGGGGAATTGATGAGTTCAAGAACAAAACGCGCTCGAAGCCGGCATCGTTTATTGTTCAGTAA
- the sigZ gene encoding RNA polymerase sigma factor SigZ, with protein MSKEQNTTALLYKNFSDRLRTLIFAKVHNAMDAEDILHEVFLKIHNKMETLRDKEKLEQWIFQITRNAIIDYFRATKTATDVDDESFDIEETPEEPRITERLQTSIREMIQELPEPYREALILVEYERMRQIALSKKLGISFSGAKSRVQRARNMLKEKLLQCCHFEFDRYGTIIDYHPISCKCCSGCKP; from the coding sequence ATGAGCAAAGAACAGAATACGACAGCATTATTGTATAAAAACTTCAGCGACCGGTTGCGAACATTGATATTCGCAAAAGTTCATAATGCAATGGATGCGGAAGATATTCTGCACGAAGTGTTTTTGAAGATTCATAACAAAATGGAAACATTGCGCGACAAAGAAAAACTCGAGCAGTGGATATTTCAAATTACGCGCAATGCCATCATTGATTATTTCCGCGCAACGAAAACTGCAACAGATGTTGATGACGAATCATTCGACATCGAAGAAACGCCGGAAGAGCCGCGTATAACCGAACGACTGCAAACCAGTATTCGCGAAATGATACAGGAATTACCGGAGCCATATCGCGAAGCTTTGATTCTTGTCGAATACGAAAGGATGCGCCAAATCGCATTGTCAAAAAAACTTGGCATTTCGTTTTCCGGAGCAAAATCCCGTGTGCAACGCGCGCGCAACATGCTGAAAGAAAAATTATTGCAATGCTGTCATTTTGAATTTGACCGTTACGGAACCATCATAGATTATCATCCGATTTCGTGCAAATGTTGTTCAGGTTGCAAACCTTGA
- a CDS encoding response regulator: MSIIHRILLVEDNDLDAQLLDRELKRAGVEFTMQRVQTKETFLRKLQEFSPTTIISDYHQPTFSALEAITHISSDITELKLIEERL; the protein is encoded by the coding sequence ATGTCCATCATTCATCGTATTTTATTAGTCGAAGACAATGATTTGGATGCGCAATTATTAGACCGCGAACTCAAACGCGCAGGTGTTGAGTTCACGATGCAGCGCGTACAAACAAAAGAAACATTCCTTCGCAAACTCCAAGAATTTTCTCCCACTACCATCATTTCCGATTACCATCAACCGACGTTTTCCGCGCTCGAAGCGATTACCCATATTTCCTCTGACATTACCGAACTTAAACTTATCGAAGAGCGATTATGA
- a CDS encoding PAS domain S-box protein, whose protein sequence is MNPAAQMLTGYSNEELMQMNFCDIMHTYFQELVRERGLRLLQGESVLNRYELKIRTKKNDVRWLDFTSSVTDTREA, encoded by the coding sequence GTGAATCCCGCGGCACAAATGCTGACAGGATATTCGAATGAAGAATTAATGCAAATGAACTTCTGTGACATTATGCACACGTATTTTCAGGAACTCGTGCGTGAACGCGGATTGAGACTATTACAAGGCGAATCGGTGCTGAACAGATACGAACTCAAAATTCGAACGAAGAAAAACGATGTTCGCTGGCTCGACTTTACTTCCAGTGTTACAGATACGAGGGAAGCATAG
- a CDS encoding DUF4115 domain-containing protein, which produces MCALRGNNCGIFPIERNVFRRCRDRDCWNACFFLSFKLCNFSVKKFEIVNTISEQLKSAREHKQLSVNDVAALTHINRRYIVALEEGNFALIPKAYLRSFIRTYAKEVGISHEAIISKEEYSPAEIQLPATPPPVDQVAAIIAEKKGFGKNDASHKKMPHRDVLKGVVLFIVLLGVVYAVTQFNRWESASNIKAIPFHEVFEERERVVEHIDSMRLSATATDSVWLIVKTDGKQTTKSILGKNESATWSAKDKFSITASDAGKIHFTLNNRYIGALGKEGMILRNSILDKEMLNRFDVKGNVGTLKEEKEDSSAAN; this is translated from the coding sequence ATGTGCGCTCTTCGTGGGAACAATTGCGGCATCTTTCCCATTGAAAGAAACGTTTTCCGAAGATGCCGCGATCGAGATTGTTGGAACGCATGCTTTTTCCTCTCTTTCAAACTTTGTAACTTTTCCGTGAAAAAATTTGAAATCGTGAACACAATTTCGGAACAACTCAAATCCGCGCGCGAGCATAAACAACTTTCGGTGAATGATGTTGCCGCGCTCACTCACATCAATCGTCGGTACATCGTAGCATTGGAAGAAGGAAATTTTGCCCTCATTCCCAAAGCATATCTCCGTTCATTTATACGCACGTATGCGAAAGAAGTTGGCATTTCACATGAAGCGATTATCTCCAAAGAAGAATATTCGCCGGCGGAAATACAATTACCTGCTACGCCTCCTCCCGTTGACCAAGTCGCCGCAATTATTGCAGAAAAAAAAGGTTTCGGAAAGAATGATGCGTCACACAAAAAAATGCCGCACCGGGATGTCCTCAAAGGCGTGGTGTTGTTTATTGTATTGCTTGGTGTTGTGTATGCGGTGACGCAATTCAATAGGTGGGAGAGTGCATCGAATATCAAGGCAATTCCTTTTCATGAAGTATTTGAAGAACGTGAACGCGTTGTTGAACACATAGACTCAATGCGGCTTTCTGCAACAGCAACGGATAGTGTTTGGCTGATTGTAAAAACAGATGGAAAACAAACAACGAAATCAATTCTCGGAAAAAATGAAAGCGCAACGTGGAGCGCAAAAGATAAGTTTTCCATCACGGCAAGCGACGCAGGAAAAATTCACTTCACGCTCAACAATCGTTACATCGGCGCATTGGGAAAAGAAGGAATGATTTTGCGCAATTCCATTCTCGATAAAGAAATGTTGAATCGCTTTGACGTAAAAGGAAATGTTGGAACGTTGAAAGAGGAAAAGGAAGATTCGAGTGCCGCAAATTAA